Proteins from a genomic interval of Sphingobacterium sp. SYP-B4668:
- a CDS encoding SRPBCC domain-containing protein — protein sequence MKKSVLFDFIVDKENNKINVERSFDAPVDLVWAAWTEADILDRWWAPKPYQAVTKSLNFAEGGQWHYYMLSPEGEKHWCVFDYEVIRPLKFYGGSDAFCDENAVVNDSKPRVKWENGFTANDNQTVVNIQLQFETLEDLHAIIEMGFKEGFTAGLENLDQYIAAQFYLRQQNKPNNQPRVTTYVNFPGNTEEAFLFYKSVFKTEFSGKGIQRFGDIPAEAGHPAVAENIKKMVLHVELPLLGGHVLMGTDAPKEMGFTLTKGNNMHICLEPATREEAKRLFDELSNGGTITMPLQDMFFGAYFGEFSDKFGINWMINFQNTKQ from the coding sequence ATGAAGAAATCAGTTTTATTCGACTTTATTGTCGACAAGGAAAATAACAAAATCAATGTCGAGAGATCTTTTGACGCTCCCGTTGACTTAGTGTGGGCAGCTTGGACAGAGGCAGATATTTTAGACAGATGGTGGGCTCCAAAACCGTATCAAGCAGTCACAAAATCATTGAATTTTGCTGAAGGTGGCCAGTGGCATTATTATATGTTAAGCCCTGAAGGAGAAAAGCATTGGTGTGTTTTTGATTATGAAGTAATTAGACCCTTGAAATTTTATGGCGGTAGTGATGCTTTTTGTGATGAAAATGCGGTTGTAAACGACAGCAAGCCACGAGTTAAGTGGGAAAATGGTTTTACCGCTAATGACAATCAAACCGTAGTAAACATCCAGTTACAATTTGAGACCCTTGAAGACTTGCATGCCATTATTGAGATGGGATTCAAAGAAGGATTTACAGCAGGTCTGGAAAACTTGGATCAATATATCGCCGCACAATTTTATCTCCGACAACAAAACAAACCTAACAATCAACCAAGAGTGACTACTTATGTGAATTTTCCGGGCAATACGGAAGAAGCATTTTTGTTTTACAAATCAGTTTTCAAAACAGAATTTTCGGGAAAAGGCATTCAACGTTTCGGTGATATTCCTGCCGAAGCCGGTCATCCGGCAGTTGCAGAAAATATAAAGAAAATGGTTTTGCATGTAGAGCTTCCGCTTCTAGGTGGGCATGTATTAATGGGTACAGATGCACCTAAAGAAATGGGGTTTACACTTACCAAAGGGAACAATATGCACATTTGCCTAGAACCTGCAACGAGAGAAGAGGCCAAACGACTTTTTGATGAACTATCGAATGGTGGAACTATCACCATGCCTTTACAGGATATGTTTTTCGGAGCCTACTTTGGCGAGTTTTCTGATAAATTTGGAATCAACTGGATGATTAATTTTCAAAACACTAAGCAATGA
- a CDS encoding response regulator transcription factor has translation MKILIVEDEIELQKSVQQFLIDEQYVVEVASDFYSATEKINLYEYDCILLDISLPGGSGLDLLAQLQHKQEHNVIIISAKDSIDDKIEGLNLGADDYLTKPFHLAELNARIKAVLRRKQLAGSQEMILNNVKVDFDARTVCVREENLHLNRKEFDVFSFFVLNKNKLVTKTSLAEHVWGDNSDNADNLDFIYSQIKNIRKKLKDSHAEVEIQAVYGVGYKMIVL, from the coding sequence ATGAAAATACTAATCGTGGAGGATGAGATTGAATTACAGAAAAGCGTACAACAATTTTTGATAGATGAGCAGTATGTCGTGGAGGTTGCATCGGATTTTTATTCGGCTACAGAAAAAATCAATCTTTATGAGTACGATTGTATCCTGTTGGATATTTCATTGCCGGGGGGGAGTGGGTTGGATCTATTGGCGCAGCTGCAACATAAGCAGGAGCATAATGTTATCATTATCTCGGCAAAGGATTCCATAGATGACAAAATCGAGGGATTGAATCTTGGTGCTGATGATTATCTAACTAAACCTTTTCATTTGGCTGAACTCAATGCACGAATCAAAGCCGTATTGAGAAGGAAGCAGTTAGCGGGTAGCCAAGAGATGATTCTCAATAATGTGAAGGTGGATTTTGATGCTCGGACGGTGTGTGTCAGGGAGGAGAATTTGCATTTGAATCGTAAGGAATTTGATGTGTTTTCCTTTTTTGTCCTTAATAAAAATAAACTGGTGACCAAGACTTCTTTGGCCGAGCATGTGTGGGGTGATAATTCTGACAATGCAGATAACTTGGACTTCATCTATTCGCAGATTAAGAATATTCGTAAGAAGTTAAAAGATAGCCACGCTGAAGTCGAAATTCAGGCAGTGTATGGTGTGGGCTACAAAATGATTGTTTTATGA
- the rpsR gene encoding 30S ribosomal protein S18, protein MANENIQYVTAPKVEDNRKKYCRFKKNGIKYIDYKDANFLLKFVNDQGKILPRRLTGTSLKFQRKVAQAVKRARHIGLLPYVTDSLK, encoded by the coding sequence ATGGCAAACGAAAACATCCAATACGTAACTGCTCCTAAAGTAGAGGACAACCGTAAAAAATATTGCCGTTTCAAAAAGAACGGAATCAAATACATCGACTATAAAGACGCTAATTTCCTTTTGAAATTTGTGAATGACCAAGGTAAAATCTTACCTCGTCGTCTTACTGGTACTTCATTGAAATTCCAACGTAAAGTTGCTCAAGCTGTAAAACGTGCTCGTCACATTGGTTTGTTGCCTTACGTTACTGACTCATTAAAATAA
- a CDS encoding aldehyde dehydrogenase family protein, producing MKVIDKIYVNGVFIKPEGTDFFNLVNPVNQELLGKVVMANKSDTRKAIAAAKKALEGFSLTTASQRVGYLNKLHKAVEKRKAILVDTMVLEFGGPRQFSSAIVDAALNAIGAMTKVAENFKFEETDHLTTVRMQPVGVVGIITPWNASYMFILNKLATAVAAGCTVVIKPSEMSAMQTEIVLEAIDEVGFPPGVVNVLNGYGNEVGEELSLNKDVNKISFTGSTVVGKAISQKAVDTMKRITLELGGKSPNIILDDANFEEALVRSLYLGLSNSGQICTAATRILVPENKIDLVKEIIKEKISIFKADLPNDPNTVVGPLVSVKQYERVQEYIQIGINEGAEVLVGGLGHPEGFESGNFVKPTIFVNVNNKMRVAQEEIFGPVLCIITYKTVEEAITIANDTAYGLAAYVQGEDRDRINQVVNQIDAGYITVNAANPDPLAPFGGFKQSGIGREFGKPGLSAYLEIKTILR from the coding sequence ATGAAAGTAATCGATAAAATTTATGTGAATGGGGTTTTTATAAAACCAGAGGGAACAGATTTTTTTAATCTTGTAAACCCCGTTAATCAGGAGTTGTTAGGTAAAGTGGTAATGGCTAATAAATCAGATACTCGAAAGGCTATTGCAGCAGCAAAAAAAGCGCTAGAAGGCTTTTCCTTAACCACAGCATCTCAACGGGTTGGATATTTAAATAAACTACACAAAGCTGTCGAAAAGCGCAAAGCCATCTTAGTAGATACCATGGTGCTTGAATTTGGTGGACCAAGGCAATTTTCTAGTGCCATTGTAGATGCCGCTCTAAATGCAATTGGAGCGATGACTAAAGTGGCTGAGAACTTCAAATTTGAGGAGACTGACCACTTAACAACGGTTCGCATGCAACCGGTCGGTGTTGTTGGTATTATTACGCCATGGAACGCAAGCTACATGTTTATTCTGAACAAACTAGCAACCGCTGTCGCGGCCGGTTGTACAGTAGTTATAAAACCCAGTGAGATGAGTGCCATGCAAACGGAAATAGTGCTAGAGGCTATTGATGAAGTCGGTTTTCCGCCCGGTGTAGTGAATGTGTTAAATGGTTATGGCAATGAAGTTGGAGAAGAACTAAGTCTTAATAAGGACGTCAATAAAATTTCATTCACAGGTTCTACCGTCGTTGGGAAAGCAATTTCACAAAAGGCGGTTGATACCATGAAAAGAATCACCTTAGAATTAGGAGGGAAATCTCCAAATATCATTTTGGATGATGCCAACTTTGAAGAAGCTTTGGTCAGGTCTTTGTATTTAGGTTTATCAAATTCTGGACAAATATGTACGGCTGCGACACGAATTTTAGTTCCCGAAAATAAAATAGATTTGGTAAAAGAGATTATAAAGGAAAAGATCTCAATTTTTAAAGCTGATTTGCCGAATGATCCTAACACCGTTGTGGGACCGTTGGTAAGTGTTAAGCAATACGAGAGAGTCCAAGAATATATTCAAATAGGAATAAATGAAGGGGCTGAAGTCCTAGTTGGAGGTTTGGGGCATCCTGAAGGATTTGAAAGTGGTAACTTCGTCAAACCTACTATTTTTGTAAATGTCAATAATAAAATGCGCGTTGCTCAAGAAGAAATTTTTGGCCCTGTATTGTGCATCATAACCTACAAAACTGTAGAGGAAGCCATAACCATTGCAAATGATACGGCGTACGGTCTAGCGGCTTATGTTCAAGGTGAAGATAGAGATAGAATCAATCAAGTAGTGAATCAAATAGACGCAGGGTATATTACTGTTAATGCGGCTAATCCTGACCCATTAGCTCCATTTGGTGGGTTCAAGCAATCCGGTATCGGTCGAGAATTTGGCAAGCCAGGACTATCAGCCTACTTAGAAATAAAAACAATTTTAAGATAA
- the tnpA gene encoding IS66 family insertion sequence element accessory protein TnpA, whose protein sequence is MRKSKFSESQIIKILSLQESGQSVSDICRENGISQGTFYSWRSKYSGMEASQLKQLKDNLPTVTWLNRLLATSSVTSSGEQASCS, encoded by the coding sequence ATGAGAAAAAGTAAATTTAGCGAGTCGCAAATCATCAAGATTTTATCACTTCAAGAGTCAGGTCAATCTGTTTCTGACATTTGCCGAGAGAATGGTATCAGTCAGGGTACATTCTATTCCTGGCGGAGTAAATATTCAGGAATGGAAGCATCCCAATTGAAGCAACTCAAGGACAATCTGCCTACAGTTACATGGCTGAACCGGTTGCTGGCTACAAGCTCAGTTACTAGCTCTGGGGAGCAGGCATCCTGTTCTTAA
- a CDS encoding DUF998 domain-containing protein, with protein sequence MNKLNVTKFSAVGFILILLLLHFLNSSVNPNWQPISEYALGNFGWLMNLAFILFGVSFVFLGIAIFQKLPNISAKIGAVLLILSSIGNFIAGFFNTDPITTKPDNISTSGEVHSIAASFLGFMILATIFITIQFYKQNSLKPYKKPMLIMTVMLWVSELTLVGFMGYYLSETNGMISEETPIGWYGRIVVILCAIWCYMCANNIRKSELSI encoded by the coding sequence ATGAACAAATTAAACGTCACAAAATTTAGTGCTGTTGGATTTATATTAATTCTATTACTGCTGCACTTCCTTAACTCGTCAGTGAATCCCAATTGGCAACCTATTAGTGAATACGCATTAGGCAATTTCGGTTGGTTAATGAATTTGGCTTTTATTTTATTTGGGGTATCATTTGTTTTTTTGGGTATTGCAATATTTCAAAAATTACCAAATATCAGTGCAAAGATTGGAGCTGTTCTATTAATTTTATCATCAATTGGTAACTTCATTGCTGGTTTTTTTAATACAGATCCTATTACCACAAAGCCAGATAACATATCAACTAGTGGAGAGGTTCATAGTATTGCGGCTAGCTTTTTGGGATTTATGATTTTAGCCACTATATTTATAACAATACAATTTTATAAACAAAATTCGCTGAAACCATACAAAAAACCAATGTTGATTATGACTGTTATGCTTTGGGTTTCAGAACTAACACTAGTTGGTTTTATGGGGTATTATTTAAGTGAAACTAACGGAATGATTTCTGAAGAAACACCAATAGGTTGGTATGGAAGGATTGTTGTGATACTATGTGCAATTTGGTGCTATATGTGTGCCAATAACATCCGAAAAAGCGAACTTTCAATTTAG
- the porY gene encoding sensor histidine kinase, with protein MRLLNLTMLYLSGALLLILSVWAIVFYVDMMDEVYDSLDDGLENHKMLIIHRAKEDQMVYQKKDFAESNYRLTPVDPEVAINGFETYSDTSMYMVNEEDFEIVRMLTTYFQDNDGQYYKLQVISSMVEEDDLISSLLYSIITLFVVVLVSIFVINKLILSRVWRPFYQLKNELSRFKLGKDNSFMAPQTSVVEFKELNLAIDKLLKENTEVYDKQKSFIENASHELQTPLAISQSKVEMLLPDFEENEKVLNQLSDILVQLDRMKRLNKTLLLLTKIENRQFREYASIDFNLLWKDQIEAFKELLQHKSIAIHIEEKGQLSCQFNPDLAAMLVSNLLKNAMVHNVYGGLIKVCVGENRFTIANTGNNSALDAKSIFDRFYKDVENQQSTGLGLAIVKSIVEQEQGKVVYQYQNDMHTFEVVFER; from the coding sequence ATGAGGCTTTTGAACTTGACGATGTTGTATCTTTCAGGGGCACTGTTGTTGATATTAAGTGTTTGGGCCATCGTGTTTTATGTTGATATGATGGATGAAGTATATGACAGCCTGGACGATGGACTGGAAAATCATAAAATGCTCATTATACATAGGGCGAAAGAAGATCAGATGGTGTATCAAAAAAAGGATTTTGCAGAGAGTAATTATAGACTCACACCTGTAGATCCTGAGGTCGCCATAAATGGGTTTGAAACCTATTCGGATACGTCTATGTATATGGTTAATGAAGAAGATTTTGAGATAGTGAGGATGTTGACGACCTATTTTCAAGATAATGACGGACAATACTATAAATTGCAGGTCATTTCTTCTATGGTAGAAGAGGATGATTTAATTAGTAGCTTGTTATATTCCATTATTACACTATTTGTGGTGGTGTTGGTCTCTATTTTTGTTATCAATAAGTTAATCTTGAGTAGGGTATGGCGTCCGTTTTACCAATTAAAGAATGAGCTTAGTCGTTTTAAACTAGGGAAAGATAACAGCTTTATGGCACCTCAGACAAGTGTTGTTGAATTTAAGGAGTTGAACTTAGCGATTGATAAGTTATTGAAAGAGAATACGGAGGTCTATGACAAGCAAAAGAGTTTTATTGAGAACGCATCACATGAGCTTCAGACACCTCTAGCAATCTCCCAATCTAAGGTAGAAATGTTGCTGCCTGATTTTGAAGAGAATGAAAAAGTCTTGAACCAGTTGTCAGATATTCTTGTCCAGTTGGATCGCATGAAACGATTAAATAAGACGTTATTACTGTTGACAAAAATAGAGAATCGTCAGTTTAGGGAATATGCATCTATAGACTTTAATTTACTGTGGAAAGATCAAATTGAAGCTTTTAAGGAGTTGTTGCAACATAAAAGTATAGCTATCCATATAGAAGAGAAAGGGCAATTGAGCTGTCAATTTAATCCCGACTTGGCAGCAATGCTGGTTTCTAATCTTTTGAAGAACGCTATGGTACATAATGTGTATGGTGGACTCATTAAGGTGTGTGTGGGGGAAAATCGGTTTACAATAGCTAATACAGGGAATAATAGTGCATTGGATGCTAAATCTATTTTTGATAGATTTTATAAAGATGTTGAAAACCAGCAGTCTACAGGTCTTGGGCTTGCTATTGTAAAATCGATAGTGGAGCAGGAGCAAGGGAAGGTGGTCTATCAATATCAGAATGATATGCATACGTTCGAGGTTGTCTTTGAACGATAG
- the rpsF gene encoding 30S ribosomal protein S6: MQQYESVIILTPLLSEDVAKEIVAKFKNILTEGGAEIVAEDNWGLRKLAYPIEKKTTGFYHLTEFKAPGELIRKLEIEYRRDERVMRFLTISLDKHAIAYSEKKRSGAFNKKAETKTEEVAK, from the coding sequence ATGCAACAGTACGAATCTGTAATCATTCTTACCCCGTTGCTTTCTGAAGATGTTGCGAAAGAAATCGTCGCAAAATTCAAAAACATCTTAACAGAAGGCGGAGCCGAGATTGTCGCTGAAGACAATTGGGGTTTGAGAAAATTAGCGTATCCAATTGAAAAAAAAACAACTGGATTCTATCACTTAACTGAATTCAAGGCTCCAGGTGAATTAATCAGAAAACTTGAAATTGAATACAGACGTGATGAACGCGTAATGCGTTTCCTAACGATTTCGTTAGACAAACACGCCATTGCATACAGCGAGAAAAAACGTAGCGGTGCATTCAATAAGAAAGCAGAAACTAAAACTGAGGAGGTAGCAAAATAA
- a CDS encoding chloride channel protein has protein sequence MRTKIIIYNSLKLVVASLFIGLICTLLADSLKYITESYQHKIFVGIGSISSLFYIILPSIGITVIYFLRKYAFKKRQNKGIKEIYTTLETRKDHLPIFKIPSHYFNGFLTVIFGGSTGIEVSTVVATATVGNIVYKKGKIAFAYKNELICAGVAAGVATLFGSPIAGWLFAIEVIARRVSRPILISCTSSVLMATLFGYFIAGQKLLPFTVQTWHWTALPYVIGLSLLAAILALYFTKIVIHIKKVFNGIENNFIRVNLGALSLGLMIFAFPYLYGDSYHGLQQVIEQGLKETLSIPFGITLLLLVILKPLAASLTLGAGGDGGVFAPSIVAGAFLGILFALVCNAYLGTELIVLNFALFGAAATLSAAIHAPLTSIFLICSIAPGGYILFIPLAIVSIIAKYLVKWMYPYNVYTYKEPKLV, from the coding sequence ATGAGAACGAAAATTATAATATATAACTCGCTTAAACTAGTTGTAGCATCATTATTTATTGGTTTAATCTGCACCCTTCTTGCCGATTCATTAAAATATATCACCGAAAGCTATCAGCATAAAATATTTGTTGGGATAGGCAGTATTTCTTCCCTATTCTATATAATCCTACCTTCTATTGGCATCACTGTTATTTATTTCCTAAGGAAGTATGCTTTCAAAAAAAGGCAGAACAAAGGTATAAAAGAAATCTACACCACCTTAGAAACTCGAAAAGACCATCTGCCCATCTTTAAAATTCCTTCCCATTACTTCAATGGCTTTTTAACCGTAATATTTGGTGGATCAACGGGAATAGAGGTGTCTACCGTAGTAGCCACTGCTACCGTCGGAAATATCGTCTATAAAAAGGGGAAAATAGCCTTTGCTTATAAAAATGAACTAATTTGCGCAGGTGTGGCGGCTGGAGTCGCCACGTTGTTTGGCAGCCCTATTGCAGGTTGGTTGTTTGCCATTGAGGTGATTGCTCGCCGAGTCAGCAGACCTATATTAATCAGCTGCACGAGTTCGGTACTAATGGCCACCCTTTTTGGATATTTTATAGCGGGTCAAAAACTATTACCTTTCACCGTTCAAACCTGGCATTGGACTGCTTTACCTTATGTGATAGGTCTCAGTCTATTGGCCGCAATATTGGCTTTATACTTCACCAAAATTGTTATCCATATCAAAAAAGTATTTAATGGTATCGAGAACAATTTTATCCGGGTAAATCTTGGAGCTTTATCTTTGGGCCTTATGATTTTTGCTTTTCCGTATTTGTATGGAGATAGCTATCACGGCTTACAACAAGTAATTGAACAGGGGCTAAAAGAGACCCTATCCATTCCTTTTGGTATTACACTTTTATTATTGGTCATTCTAAAACCCTTGGCAGCCTCACTTACATTGGGCGCAGGAGGAGATGGAGGTGTATTCGCCCCTAGTATAGTCGCAGGAGCCTTTCTTGGCATTTTATTCGCACTAGTGTGCAATGCTTATTTGGGCACCGAGCTGATCGTACTCAACTTTGCGCTCTTTGGAGCCGCAGCAACACTGTCAGCAGCCATACATGCGCCATTGACATCAATTTTTCTCATCTGCAGTATCGCGCCAGGAGGATATATCTTATTCATACCATTGGCCATCGTCAGTATAATCGCTAAATACTTGGTCAAATGGATGTACCCTTATAACGTATACACCTATAAAGAACCTAAATTGGTCTAA
- a CDS encoding ArsR/SmtB family transcription factor: protein MNKRRDIFQAIADPTRRAIIMLLAVGAMTPNAIAEHFDSSRQAISKHLQILTSCEIVKQEQQGRQIQYHLNADKMKEVEKWLEQFKLLLSKRFEQLDEVLKQLKSDIQ from the coding sequence ATGAATAAAAGAAGAGACATATTTCAAGCCATAGCTGATCCTACTAGACGGGCCATTATTATGTTGCTAGCTGTTGGGGCAATGACACCAAATGCTATAGCAGAACATTTCGATAGCAGCCGACAAGCCATATCCAAACATTTACAAATCCTCACTTCATGTGAAATCGTAAAACAGGAACAGCAGGGGAGGCAGATACAATACCACCTAAATGCAGATAAAATGAAAGAAGTCGAAAAATGGTTAGAGCAATTCAAATTACTTCTTTCGAAACGATTTGAGCAGCTTGATGAAGTATTAAAACAATTAAAATCCGATATACAATGA
- the rplI gene encoding 50S ribosomal protein L9 produces the protein MEIILKHDIKHLGEKDDVVVVKPGYGRNYLIPQGLATLATPSAKKVLAENIKQAQFKQEKIKKDATELATKLEAIKLTIGAKAGESGKIFGKVNSIQIADALKAQGFDVDRRRITFETEPKLVGEYIANLNLHKEVKVQVPFEVVAE, from the coding sequence ATGGAAATTATTTTAAAACATGATATCAAACACCTAGGTGAAAAAGACGATGTGGTCGTCGTAAAACCAGGTTACGGTCGTAACTACTTAATTCCTCAAGGTTTGGCTACTTTAGCAACTCCTTCTGCAAAGAAAGTGTTGGCTGAGAACATTAAACAAGCACAGTTCAAACAAGAGAAAATTAAAAAAGACGCGACAGAATTAGCAACTAAATTGGAAGCAATTAAGTTGACAATTGGTGCTAAAGCTGGTGAATCTGGCAAAATCTTTGGAAAAGTAAACAGCATCCAAATTGCTGATGCATTGAAAGCTCAAGGTTTTGACGTAGATCGCCGTCGCATCACTTTCGAAACTGAACCTAAATTGGTTGGTGAATACATCGCCAACTTGAACCTACACAAAGAAGTTAAAGTTCAAGTTCCTTTTGAAGTGGTTGCTGAATAA
- a CDS encoding GNAT family N-acetyltransferase encodes MKGISELGYKLERLIPSQWRDYKRIRLEALQMHPEFFGSSYVKESTYAFEHWMTLLEDKNRALFALRHGEQLVGLAGVAVKKEDLEKALFYSTFIRAEHRRKGLSALFYQARIDWARQMGCRAIVVSHRTGNDASEAANRRFGFLYMDAEETLWPDGERAEELRYVLEL; translated from the coding sequence ATGAAGGGCATAAGTGAATTGGGTTATAAATTGGAACGTCTTATACCTTCGCAATGGCGAGATTATAAACGTATACGCTTGGAGGCTTTGCAAATGCATCCAGAGTTTTTTGGAAGTAGCTATGTAAAGGAGTCTACTTATGCGTTTGAGCATTGGATGACTTTACTCGAGGATAAGAATAGGGCTTTATTCGCCTTGCGACATGGAGAGCAGCTTGTAGGCCTGGCGGGAGTAGCGGTTAAAAAAGAGGACTTAGAAAAGGCATTGTTCTATTCTACCTTCATACGTGCTGAGCACCGCAGAAAGGGTTTGTCGGCGTTGTTTTACCAAGCACGAATCGACTGGGCTCGTCAAATGGGGTGCCGCGCTATTGTTGTTTCCCATAGGACCGGCAACGATGCGTCTGAAGCAGCAAATAGGCGTTTTGGCTTTTTATACATGGACGCCGAGGAGACGCTTTGGCCAGATGGCGAACGAGCGGAGGAATTACGCTATGTTTTAGAGCTGTAG
- a CDS encoding helix-turn-helix domain-containing protein, whose translation MYPLPDNRTNFTSCLSDIIDDGEEFINDHYFTFQTSGSLLIKEEDTQHYFSQGDFRLSKRNSLAKFQKIEHNGQRFESIHICLDQNSLKEVYESFRVEVNPHKFKNKSVIPISSHNLYVNFIQSYRVYLNLLPKDRLQFMSLKVKEIIFLLLYLNPELKDVLFNFSAPDKIDLEAFMNKNFQYNIPLNRFAYLTGRSLSTFKRDFEKIFKESPSKWLLDRRLYEARFLIAEKGLKPKDFYLEIGFENLSHFSYAYKKKFNVTPLQIRSSLES comes from the coding sequence ATGTATCCATTACCTGACAATCGTACGAATTTCACATCTTGTCTTTCAGATATTATAGATGATGGAGAGGAGTTTATAAATGACCATTATTTTACATTTCAGACGTCAGGATCGTTATTAATTAAAGAAGAAGACACACAGCATTATTTTTCGCAGGGCGACTTCCGTTTGAGCAAAAGAAATAGCCTCGCTAAATTTCAAAAAATCGAACATAACGGACAGCGGTTTGAATCGATTCATATTTGTTTGGATCAGAATAGTTTGAAGGAGGTCTATGAGTCTTTTAGAGTTGAAGTTAATCCACATAAGTTTAAGAATAAAAGTGTAATACCTATCTCTTCCCACAACCTGTACGTGAACTTCATTCAGTCGTATCGTGTTTATCTAAATCTCTTACCAAAAGATCGCCTGCAGTTTATGAGTTTAAAAGTAAAAGAGATTATCTTTCTCTTACTATACCTAAATCCGGAGTTGAAAGATGTCTTGTTTAATTTTAGCGCGCCAGATAAAATAGACTTAGAAGCATTTATGAATAAGAATTTCCAGTATAATATTCCGCTAAATCGATTCGCTTATCTAACTGGGAGGAGTTTGAGTACATTTAAACGTGATTTTGAGAAGATATTTAAAGAGTCGCCCAGCAAATGGTTGTTAGATCGACGTTTATACGAGGCTCGATTCCTAATTGCGGAAAAAGGTCTAAAGCCGAAAGATTTTTACCTCGAAATAGGTTTCGAGAACCTATCGCATTTTTCATATGCATACAAGAAGAAGTTTAACGTTACACCTTTACAAATCAGATCTTCATTGGAGAGCTGA
- a CDS encoding DUF1801 domain-containing protein, with product MNKIEQFIEEKIKPEFRPIFLNFRTLVQNKFPFIQEEMRGGTEKYYGVPVYRNNKIIVTVSPTQKGITFSFTEGKKMKDKFGKLEGVGNKSLNLRITSLKNYSDAMLEYYIMQAIEIDSVEVKNKVAEGKKI from the coding sequence ATGAATAAAATAGAACAATTCATCGAGGAAAAAATTAAACCCGAATTCAGACCTATTTTCTTAAATTTCAGAACATTGGTTCAGAACAAATTCCCGTTTATACAAGAGGAAATGCGAGGAGGGACAGAAAAATACTATGGTGTACCAGTTTACCGAAACAACAAGATTATAGTTACTGTCAGCCCAACACAGAAAGGCATCACATTCTCATTTACCGAAGGCAAAAAAATGAAAGATAAGTTCGGAAAGTTAGAAGGAGTTGGTAATAAATCGTTAAACTTAAGAATTACAAGTTTGAAAAATTATTCGGACGCAATGCTTGAATATTATATTATGCAAGCGATTGAAATTGACTCTGTTGAAGTAAAGAACAAAGTGGCAGAGGGTAAAAAAATATAG